A single genomic interval of Argopecten irradians isolate NY chromosome 8, Ai_NY, whole genome shotgun sequence harbors:
- the LOC138329845 gene encoding lysosomal dipeptide transporter MFSD1-like: MYGVLSDGHKKDPPPVYPAMIRNWRKVLLFFNCTLGYGLYFNVDILSALQKDLQGKETGSCENITSNATCCSDCVGLGPDRYNQLYAAYAWMTAATVLPGGYFVDRVGIRVSSILGTSIAWLGTSLFASAVTSQIRGTSAMFPLMFCSRLLLGAGTGTALIVQDRVLAMWFPDNLAIVFSINVVALRLGNVSNFLLTANIANWIGLTGALWVGAAICGTTALSAVGLSVLDYYGTKHSEKEMSVISDSTSETVTLLRQLKNIRLLPKSYWLLCVTVICYYSSYLPVVSNGSKYIQDRYGYSKTTSAYYIGAVYDVSIVLPPFLGLFLKRFRCIGILLSCSAILTVPVYMFLSFCPSIHPLILTVYLGFTYTTFAVCVWPCFAMLVSTDTFGTASGIAIFIQSVGVGMTNLAVGKIMGSTESVDMAELLSNYRTVFWVLFTLSAVSAVFSIAINIADNKHDNVLNPVLRKDIKTFVINNEKSPLLENSGTES; this comes from the exons ATGTACGGCGTACTATCAGATGGACACAAGAAAGACCCGCCACCGGTTTATCCAGCTATGATAC gAAACTGGCGAAAAGTGCTTTTATTCTTTAACTGCACTCTCGGCTATGGTTTGTATTTTAACGTGGATATTTTGAGTGCCTTACAAAAGGATCTCCAAGGAAAAGAG ACCGGAAGCTGTGAGAATATAACCTCTAATGCCACGTGTTGCTCGGACTGTGTCGGGCTTGGACCTGATCGCTATAACCAACTCTACGCGGCATACGCCTGGAT GACTGCTGCCACAGTGTTACCAGGGGGGTATTTTGTCGACAGAGTAGGAATTCGAG TTTCTTCCATCTTGGGTACAAGCATTGCGTGGCTAGGAACATCATTGTTTGCCTCGGCCGTAACTAGCCAGATCCGAGGCACTTCTGCCATGTTTCCTTTGATGTTCTGCAGTCGTCTGCTCCTCGGTGCAGGAACAGGAACCGCTTTGA TTGTACAAGACCGTGTCCTTGCCATGTGGTTTCCTGATAACCTGGCGATTGTCTTTAGTATCAATGTGGTAGCATTACGTCTAGGAAACGTCTCCAACTTCCTCCTGACTGCCAACATCGCTAATTGGATCGGCCTGACCGGGGCGCTCTGGGTTG GTGCAGCTATATGCGGTACAACGGCTTTAAGTGCAGTCGGTCTATCAGTACTTGATTACTATGGAACGAAGCATTCTGAAAAGGAAATGAGTGTTATTTCAGATAGCACATCAGAAACTGTT ACACTACTTAGACAACTGAAGAATATCCGCCTGCTACCTAAGTCCTATTGGCTGCTGTGTGTAACAGTCATCTGCTACTATTCATCCTATCTCCCAGTCGTCAGCAATGGCAG TAAATACATTCAAGACAGATATGGTTACTCCAAGACAACATCTGCATACTATATCGGAGCTGTATACGATGTGTCCATCGTCCTCCCACCCTTCCTCGGACTGTTTCTG aaacgATTCCGTTGTATTGGTATACTGTTGAGTTGTTCGGCCATATTGACTGTTCCTGTGTACATGTTTCTGTCCTTCTGTCCAAGCATACACCCATTAATACTCACGGTATACCTCGGTTTCACCTACACAACATTTGCT GTGTGCGTGTGGCCCTGTTTTGCTATGTTGGTGAGTACCGATACATTTGGAACAGCTTCAGGAATCGCCATTTTCATACAAAGCGTGGGTGTCGGGATGACAAATCTGGCTGTAGGAAAAATAATGGGATCTACTGAAAG TGTAGACATGGCAGAACTACTATCTAACTACAGGACAGTGTTTTGGGTACTATTTACCCTCTCTGCTGTATCAGCTGTGTTCAGCATTGCCATCAATATTGCTGACAATAAACAT GATAATGTTCTTAACCCTGTACTTAGGAAGGACATAAAAACTTTTGTCATCAACAATGAAAAGTCTCCACTGCTAGAGAATTCTGGCACGGAATCCTGA
- the LOC138330111 gene encoding uncharacterized protein — protein sequence MAAPPMLPPGGLLEIVFSFDTTGSMSSILEEVQGRLQDMIQRLQADIPGIRIGVIAHGDYCDEKVFYLTKQLDLCTDVVELCNFVKGVEGTGGGDEDECYELILRMIRQNFSWTPASQRILVMIGDAKAHEPEYELNVDNIDWRSEVTDLHNMGVKIYGVQVFEHEGVEDFYKTISTNTEGHYLKLSEFSNICDFLMAICYRERGEDLFSGYEAEVRGRYGPSGINRDLEGLFGTLRKVDSDISGIHPTPPLISPMSSTTTTNMIPSSKANITKPRVNPKRRDVTVKRIKNKVKKDTDEGDMIPREKTSKAAFTCSCLNWSSWRLAYCPTDMTEPKPKRGYRRNFQGKCYKRVQLFRDSCILALYEVSVQTKLRGKRHVMFSKVISGTIDNRDWEYNLLFGAKLRLRRQIKSVIEQGCKVFVRRAILDKKSLHKVDTLNQYSYAWSRQKDTRQHRQVVRDDVVISGERMEE from the exons ATGGCCGCCCCACCCATGCTGCCTCCGGGAGGACTCCTAGAAATCGTCTTCTCCTTTGATACTACTGGCTCTATGTCCTCCATACTCGAGGAGGTCCAGGGCAGGTTACAGGACATGATACAGCGACTCCAGGCGGACATTCCCGGCATCAGAATCGGTGTCATTGCCCACGGCGATTACTGTGACGAAAAAGTCTTCTACTTGACCAAACAACTAGACCTCTGCACGGACGTTGTAGAACTTTGTAATTTCGTGAAGGGTGTAGAAGGAACTGGTGGCGGAGACGAGGATGAATGTTATGAACTGATCCTCCGAATGATCCGACAAAACTTCTCATGGACGCCAGCATCACAAAGAATCTTGGTCATGATTGGAGACGCCAAAGCACATGAACCCGAATATGAACTAAATGTTGACAACATTGACTGGAGATCAGAAGTCACAGACCTTCACAATATG GGTGTTAAGATATATGGTGTCCAGGTGTTTGAACATGAAGGTGTTGAGGACTTCTACAAGACGATATCCACAAATACAGAGGGACATTACCTAAAGCTGAGCGAATTTTCTAACATCTGTGACTTTCTTATGGCTATATGTTACCGGGAGAGGGGCGAGGACCTATTCTCG GGTTACGAGGCCGAGGTCAGAGGTCGATATGGACCAAGTGGCATCAACAGAGACCTGGAGGGATTATTTGGGACTCTAAGGAAGGTAGATTCAGATATAAGTGGTATACATCCAACCCCGCCACTTATTTCACCAATGTCGTCAACAACAACGACAAATATGATTCCGTCATCAAAGGCGAATATCACTAAGCCAAGAGTAAATCCAAAGAGGAGAGATGTCACTGTTAAAAGGATAAAG AACAAAGTGAAGAAAGACACTGATGAAGGTGACATGATCCCCAGAGAGAAAACATCAAAAGCAGCTTTCACATGCAGCTGTCTAAATTGGTCGTCATGGCGACTGGCCTATTGTCCAACTGATATGACTGAACCAAAGCCAAAGCGTGGATACAGGAGGAACTTCCAAGGAAAATGTTACAAGCGTGTCCAGCTATTCAGAGACAGTTGTATATTAGCTCTGTACGAGGTATCAGTGCAAACAAAACTACGGGGGAAACGTCACGTGATGTTCTCTAAGGTAATTTCTGGTACTATAGACAACCGTGACTGGGAATACAATCTGTTGTTTGGAGCTAAGCTCCGACTTCGCAGACAAATCAAAAGTGTGATCGAACAAGGCTGTAAAGTGTTTGTGAGGAGAGCGATATTGGATAAGAAATCTCTCCATAAAGTGGACACATTAAACCAATATAGCTACGCATGGAGTCGTCAAAAAGATACACGACAACATAGACAGGTTGTGAGAGATGATGTCGTCATTTCCGGTGAACGAATGGAGGAGTGA
- the LOC138330113 gene encoding uncharacterized protein yields the protein MAAPPMLPPGGLLEIVFSFDTTGSMSSILEEVQGRLQDMIQRLQADIPGIRIGVIAHGDYCDEKVFYLTKQLDLCTDVVELCNFVKGVEGTGGGDEDECYELILRMIRQNFSWTPASQRILVMIGDAKAHEPEYELNVDNIDWRSEVTDLRNMGVKIYGVQVFEHEGVEDFYKTISTNTEGHYLKLSEFSNICDFLMAICYRERGEDLFSGYEAEVRGRYGPNGINRDLEGLFGTLRKAESSTSGIHHTLPISATSSTTMTTLIPTPKATTSKPRVNPKRRDVTVKKIKDRVKKGDVDGDLIPRETTSHSAFTCSCLNWSSWRLAYRPTDVNEEKSRIGYRRVFKGLCHKRLQLFNDTCKTALYEVSVQTKRRGKRYVMFSKVISGTIDNREWEYNLLFGAKLRLRRQIKSVVEQGCNVFVRRAILDKKSLAKVDTLNKYNYAWSRQKDTRQHRQVVRRYVTISGECME from the exons ATGGCCGCCCCACCCATGCTGCCCCCGGGAGGACTCCTAGAAATCGTCTTCTCCTTTGATACTACTGGCTCTATGTCCTCCATACTCGAGGAGGTCCAGGGCAGGTTACAGGACATGATACAGCGACTCCAGGCGGACATTCCCGGCATCAGAATCGGAGTCATCGCCCACGGCGATTACTGTGACGAAAAAGTCTTCTACTTGACCAAACAACTAGACCTCTGCACGGACGTTGTAGAACTTTGTAACTTCGTGAAAGGTGTAGAAGGAACTGGTGGCGGAGACGAGGATGAATGTTATGAACTGATTCTCCGAATGATCCGACAAAACTTTTCTTGGACGCCAGCATCACAAAGAATCTTGGTCATGATTGGAGACGCCAAAGCACATGAACCCGAATATGAACTAAATGTTGACAACATTGACTGGAGATCAGAAGTCACAGACCTTCGTAATATG GGTGTTAAGATATATGGTGTCCAGGTGTTTGAACATGAAGGTGTTGAGGACTTCTACAAGACGATATCCACGAATACAGAGGGACATTACCTAAAGCTGAGCGAATTTTCTAACATCTGTGACTTTCTTATGGCTATATGTTACCGGGAGAGGGGCGAGGACCTATTCTCG GGGTACGAGGCTGAGGTCAGAGGTCGATATGGACCAAATGGCATTAACAGAGACCTGGAGGGATTATTTGGGACTCTGAGGAAGGCTGAATCAAGTACAAGTGGTATCCATCACACTCTGCCAATTTCAGCAACATCGTCAACAACGATGACGACTTTGATTCCGACACCCAAAGCGACTACCTCTAAGCCAAGAGTGAATCCAAAGAGGAGAGATGTCACGGTTAAAAAGATAAAG GATAGAGTGAAGAAAGGTGATGTCGACGGAGACTTGATTCCTAGAGAGACAACATCACATTCAGCCTTCACATGCAGCTGTCTGAATTGGTCATCATGGCGACTGGCCTACCGTCCAACTGACGTGAACGAAGAAAAATCTAGAATTGGATACAGGAGAGTTTTCAAAGGTTTATGTCACAAACGTCTCCAACTATTCAATGACACTTGTAAAACAGCCTTATATGAGGTATCCGTGCAAACAAAACGTCGGGGGAAACGTTATGTGATGTTTTCCAAGGTAATTTCTGGTACAATTGACAACCGTGAATGGGAATACAATCTGTTGTTTGGAGCTAAGCTCCGACTTCGCAGACAAATCAAAAGTGTTGTCGAACAGGGCTGCAATGTGTTCGTAAGGAGAGCGATCTTGGATAAGAAATCCCTCGCTAAAGTGGacacgttaaacaaatataaCTACGCCTGGAGCCGTCAAAAAGACACAAGACAACACAGACAGGTTGTTAGGAGGTATGTCACTATTTCCGGAGAGTGTATGGAGTAG
- the LOC138330114 gene encoding uncharacterized protein: protein MDRLWISVVIQLTLLGAGYAAEKTDPNCVIDPSLDINAVGNYLDCQTDERVADGTTSCCTVDNVKRCCKGKDSWDQMIIILCAIGGIALVLSILTFSVLWCLKDKVPCIGECMNFTQKKYYEVEESFCCCEGRVMKRRQQEKKLMKKSKKQPAHSQPEEVLGDTKKEDLWEGKLINT from the exons ATGGACAGACTTTGGATCTCTGTGGTCATCCAGCTGACCCTTTTAGGAGCTGGCTATGCTGCAG AGAAAACAGATCCGAATTGTGTAATAGACCCGAGCCTGGACATCAATGCTGTTGGGAACTACCTTGACTGTCAGACTGACGAAAGGGTCGCCGATGGTACCACATCCTGTTGTACGGTGGATAACGTGAAAAGGTGTTGTAAGGGGAAGGACAG TTGGGATCAGATGATCATCATTCTGTGTGCCATAGGAGGGATAGCACTAGTCTTGTCAATCCTCACCTTTAGTGttttgtggtgtttgaaagACAAGGTACCATGTATTGGAGAGTGTATGAATTTTACACAGAAAAAGTACTATGAAGTGGAGGAAAGTTTCTG ttGTTGCGAAGGACGAGTGATGAAAAGGCGgcaacaagaaaaaaaattaatgaagaaaagCAAAAAGCAACCAGCACATTCTCAACCAGAGGAAGTATTAGGGGACACGAAGAAGGAAGACTTGTGGGAGGGAAAGCTCATCAATACATGA